The genomic interval GTGGCCCTGGCTCTGCGGGCGAAGGCTCCCATCTACGCCTCAGAGATGGTCCTTGAGTTGGCCGGGGTCAAACCCAAAGGGCCCGAGGACGGGCCGACCGAGGGCGAGGGTGAAGGCGAAGACAGCGATCCGCAGATGCACTGAGACACCAAGGAGGCGGCCGGTAAGGGCCGCCCTTCTCATCAGGGGGAGGTACATAGACCAATGGTCCTGGACAAGCCCAAATCCCGCGGGTCCGATCTTGGGGAGATCGCCGTCGCCCGCTTCCTGGCCGGCTACAATTGCGCCGAGGCGACCTTCATGACCCTGGCCGAAGCCCTCGGTTTCGCCGGGGACTACATCCCCTCGGTGGCCACCGGCTTTGGCGGCGGGCTGGGCCACACCGGCTTGGCCTGTGGTTGCCTGACCGGGGGGATCATGGCCATCGGGCTGGCCGCCGGCCACAAACATGCCGACGACCTGGCCGGCAAGGAGCGGGCGATCAACCAGGCGATGGATTTCCGGCGGGCCTTCGAAGCGGCCATCGGGGAGATCAACTGCCGGGCCATGACCGGCTACGACCTGACCGATCCGGCTCAGTTCGAAGAATACAAGGTCAAGGTCAAACCGACCAGATGCGCGGGGTACATGCGCCAGGCCGTGGCCCTGGCCACCAAGCCATTGGGGCTGGAGGACTAGTGACCGAAGGGAAACGCGGCCGATCGCCGCGGCTTCGAAGGGCCGCCGCCCTCCTGGTCGGCCTGCTCCTGGCTTTCCTGATCTGGGGCTGGCTCTATGTCTGGCCTTGGCCTCGCTTCATCCCGGTCCTGACCTACCACTCGGTGGTCCCCCGGGTCCTGATGGAACGGACCAACCCCGTCTTCATCTCCACTGAGCGCTTCACCGAGCAGATCCGCTTCCTCAAGAGCCACGGCTATCAGACCATTACCCCTCGCCAGCTGGAAGCCTTTCTGGCCGGCGACCGGACAGGCCTGCCGCGCCGGCCGGTAATGATCACCTTCGACGACGGCTACGAAGACAACTATAGCGAGGCCCGACCGGTCCTTCGATCGGTCGGCTTTTCCGGGCTGGTCAGCGTGATCGGCCGCTGCATCGACGAGGCCACGGCCGGTAGCCAGGTCGCCCCGGGCCTCCGTTACCTGACCTGGGATCAGCTCCGGACGATGTCCGACGAGGGCACTTTCGAGGTCGGTTCCCACACCTACGACAGCCATCACGACGTGGCCATCGACGCCCGGGGGACGGCCGCTTCCGCCCTCACTCATCGTCGATTCCTATGGGACAAAGGCCGCCTGGAGACTGAAGAGGAGTATCGGAGCAGACTGGCGGCGGATTTCCAGCGTTCCCGGGACGGCATCACCGCGGCCGTTGGGAGGGCCCCCACGGTCATCACTTATCCCTATGGTACGTCCAATGGGGCGGTCGAGGAGGCCGCCAGGGCCGCCGGGTTCCACCTGGGGCTGTCGACGGTCCGCGGGTTCAACCTGCGGAGCAGCCCGCCGATGCGGGTCCGGCGGATCACCGTCACCGAACGAGACGGACCCCTTCTCTTCGCCTTCAAGCTCAGCCCGGCTCACTATGTCCGGGATCTGTTCCTGGAGTTTTGCCGCCGGCATGGCTGGCTCAAGGAGTACTGACATGGAGCAGCCGGTTGATCGCCATCGAGAGATACCACCCGGCCAAGCCCCGACCGGCTTGGACCGATCAGTCCGGATCGGTCCGGTCATCACTCCGAGCCGCGTCTTTGCCGCCCCGATGGCCGGAGTCAGCGACCTCCCCTTCCGGGCCCTCGCCCGGGAGCAGGGGTGCGGCCTGGTCTATACGGAGATGCTCAGTGACAAGGCCCTCATCTACGCCAATCGTCGGACGACCCGAATGGTCGCCATCGCTCCCGACGAGCATCCCGTCGCCGTCCAACTCCTCGGGTCGGAGCCCGAACCGATGGCCGAGGCCGCCAGGCTCGTCGCCGAAGCCGGGGCTGACATCGTTGACGTCAACCTCGGGTGCCCGGCACCGAAGGTGGTCAAGAACGGCGAGGGCTCGGCCCTCATGCGGGACCCGGAGAAGGCCGCGTCGATTGTCGGGGCCGTCGTCCGGGCCGTCGATCTGCCGGTGAGCGCCAAGATCCGCAAAGGTTTCAGCCCTGAGGAAGCAAACGCCGTCGAGGTCGCCCGGCGCCTGGAGGCGGTCGGGGTGGCCGCCCTGGCCGTCCACGGGCGGGTCAGGACCCAGTTCTATTCCGGCTCGGCCGACTGGGCGATCATCGCCGCCGTCAAGGCGGCGGTCAGAGTTCCGGTGGTCGGCAACGGAGACGTGGTCGACGGCCCTTCGGCCGAATCGATGATCGCCCTCACCGGCTGTGACGCGGTGATGGTCGGCCGGGCGGCGCTGGGCAACCCATGGGTCTTCGGTCAGATCCGGCACTACCTGGCAACCGGGCGCGAGGCCCCGCCCCCTTCTGCCGAAGAGCGGGTCGGGATGGCCCTCCGCCACCTACGGGCCATCGTCGAGCACAAGGGGGAGCACGTCGGTCTTCTCGAGATGAGGAAGCACGCCGCCTGGTACATCCATGGCCTGCGGGGGGCGGCCAGGGCCAGGACCCAGATCATGGCCGCCAGGACCCCCGAGGAGATGGCCGGCGTCCTTCGCGCCTACCTGTCTGAGTTAAATGCGGCGGCCCCGTAAGGGCGGGCCACCGCCCGACGGCGCCAGGCTTCCTCGGTCAAGGGCCCATTCGCCTCGGCGATCGGGCCCTTCCCACTGCCCTTGCCAAATTAAGACCAGGCGATATAATTGTGTTGGGCACAGATTTGTGCTCAGAGGTGAAACCGGCCGGAGGTGAGGATCGCGGACTTCATTCGTATCGGAGAGAAGCTGATCGATCGCAACAAGATCGAGCGGGCCATCGACCGGATCCTCTCGCTCAGGGCCAGCGGTCTGTCTCAGCAGGAGGTGGCCGACCGGCTCGGGGTCGATCGGACCCTGGTCTCGCGGCTGGAGAGCGTCGGCGAGGTCCGCAAGGGTGATTCCATCGCCATCATCGGCTTCCCCGTCGAGAACAAAGAGGACATCGCTCGGGTCGCCCGGGAAGAGGCGGCCGACTTTGTCTACGTCCTCAACGACAAGGAGCGGTGGAACCTGCTCAGCCGCAGCGGGGCCGAGCTCTTCAACGAGTTGATGAGGCTGATGGCCCGGATCCGCGAATTCCCGGTGGTCATCATCCTCGGTTTCAACCAGCCCGCCCACTTCATCGAGGCCCTCCTCGACCGACAGGTCACCGCCGTCCACCTCAAGCAGACCGCCGGCTCCAACGGCCGGTTCGACCCCGAGGAGCTGCGACGGATGATCAAGTCCGTGAAGGCCAGCCGGCCGGCCAAGTCGAGGACCCCCAACGACCGGCAGTAATCCCGCCAAGACCGACAAGATGCGGGACCATCGCGAGTAGACATGAGAGGAGATGAGTCGTGGTGAAACGAGTCGTCAGCGTCAGCCTCGGAGCCTCGGACAGGGACTTCAAGTACACCCTGAACGTGTTGGGCGAGGAGTTCAGCATCGAGCGGATGGGCGCCGACGGGGACATGAGAAAGGCGGTTCAGCTCGTCAAGGACCTCGACGGCAAGGTCGACGCCTTCGGTATGGGCGGCATCGACATCTACGTCCGGTCCCGCACGGCCAAGTACATCATCAGGTCGGCGGCCCCTCTCCTCCGGGCCGCCCGGAAGACCCCGATGGTCGACGGGAGCGGCCTCAAGCACCTCCTTGAGCGGCGCACGGTGCATTTCATCGATGAGCGCGTCATGCCGCTTCGGGGTAAACGCTGCCTCGTCGTCTCAGCCGTCGACCGGATCGGGATGGCCGAGGGCTTCACCGAGGTCAAGGCCGATACCATCTTCGGCGACTTCATCTTCGTCCTCGGCTTGCCCATCCCCCTCCGGACCCTGGGTCAACTGGAAGCCATCGCCAGGCTGCTGGCCCCGATCCTCGTCCAACTCCCCTTCAGCTGGCTCTACCCCACCGGGGAGAAACAGAAGGGCGAGGGCCAGGCGAAGAAGGTCAGCCCGACGTACGCCCGGTACTACGATTGGGCCGAAGTGGTCGGGGGCGACTGGCACTACATCGCCAAGTACATGCCCGAGCGGATGGACGGCAAGGTCATCCTGACCAACACCGTGACCACGGCCAACATCGCCGAGCTCAAGACCCGCGGGGTCAAGACCCTCGTCACCGCCACCCCGGACCTGGGCGGCCGGTCGCCCGGGACGAACGTCATCGAGGCCATCCTGATCACCCTGTCCGGCAAGTCGCCGGCCGAGGTCACCGAGAAGGACTACGATGACCTACTTAACCGGATCGGTTTCCAACCGCGGGTCGAGCAGTTGAACTAGGCCCGCCCGGCCGCCTCCAGCCGTGCCGGGCACGGGGAGGTCGGCCGGTGACCGCGATCGACTTCGTCTACCTGGTCCACCCGCACCCGGCGGCAGTCGGCCGCCGGACCGGGGCGATCGGACTCTGGCCGGGGCTGTTCTTGGAGGGGCTGTCGCGCCTTCTCCCACCGCTCCGGCTTGGTTTTTTAGAGCCGGCCCCCGGAGGCTCGCGCGGCCTGGCCCTATCCGTCCCTTTGGCCCCCGGGCAGCTGGCCGACGTCAACTCCGGGGCCGCCCGACGGAAAGTCCTCGTCGCCGTGGCTGCGGCCGTCAAGGAGGGGGCGCGCTCCGTCGCCCTCGGCGGCTCCCTGGCCAAGCCCGAGTGGGCGGCCTTCATCGCCGGCCATTCCGACCTGAGGGTGATCACCGGCGAGGCCATGGAGGCCTGGGCGACTCTCGATGGGCTTTGGGCCGCCCTGCCGTCCGGGGCTACGGGCGGAAGGCTGAGCTTGGTGGTCGGACCGGGCCAGCGACTGCTCGGGGAAACCTTGTCCATCCTGGCTGCCCGCCGGGTCGACGGCCTCGTCCTCCTCGGCCCAAGGACCGACATCTTGACCGGGATCGCCTCCCGGGTACTGGCCGACAGCGGGCTGGTCGCCGAGGTTGGGGGGCCGGCCGGGCTGTGGCGGGAGGGCGAGCCGGTCATCGCCGCCATCGTCCTCGGTCCGGGCTCCGGGGACCTCAACTCGATCCTCGGCCACCGAGCCATCGCCGTCGACCTGACCCCCGGGCGAGGGGCGGCCAAGCCATTGAAAGCCGCTCGCCCCGACCTTCGAGTGGCCATCGGTGGGGCCGTCGGCCTGGCGTGGACCGGGCCGCCCCCGCGGTTGGCCCTCCCGGTGGTGGACGGCCCTCCCGACTCGTTGCCCCGGATCAAGGCGGCCGGTCCGGTCCGGGTGGTCCCGGCGGTGATGGCCGAAGCCTGGCTGGAGACGGGGGGGGCCAGGCCCTCCGGACCCGCGGGTAGAGCGAGACCGGGTTTTCGGGTCGTCAGACCATCGAGTCGGCTGCCGGGGATCGCTACCCCCACCCTTCGTCACATCGAGGCCCTGGCCGCTTTGGCCGCCGGGCAACCCCTCTGCTTCGGTCGATTACGCTGGCTGGAAGCCGAACTCTCGGCGGGGCGACGGGCGGAGCGGCCGAAAGTTGGGGGGGACGGCAGGAAAGCGAGGACGGGCAGTGAATTCTAGAAAAAGGACGGCCGAGGGGTCGTCCGAAGCCTTCCTTGACAGCCTATCGGGAGTGACTTATAATTTGGGACGCATAGGCAAGCACTGGCGCTGATCCGGTGC from Bacillota bacterium carries:
- a CDS encoding C-GCAxxG-C-C family protein translates to MVLDKPKSRGSDLGEIAVARFLAGYNCAEATFMTLAEALGFAGDYIPSVATGFGGGLGHTGLACGCLTGGIMAIGLAAGHKHADDLAGKERAINQAMDFRRAFEAAIGEINCRAMTGYDLTDPAQFEEYKVKVKPTRCAGYMRQAVALATKPLGLED
- a CDS encoding polysaccharide deacetylase family protein, yielding MTEGKRGRSPRLRRAAALLVGLLLAFLIWGWLYVWPWPRFIPVLTYHSVVPRVLMERTNPVFISTERFTEQIRFLKSHGYQTITPRQLEAFLAGDRTGLPRRPVMITFDDGYEDNYSEARPVLRSVGFSGLVSVIGRCIDEATAGSQVAPGLRYLTWDQLRTMSDEGTFEVGSHTYDSHHDVAIDARGTAASALTHRRFLWDKGRLETEEEYRSRLAADFQRSRDGITAAVGRAPTVITYPYGTSNGAVEEAARAAGFHLGLSTVRGFNLRSSPPMRVRRITVTERDGPLLFAFKLSPAHYVRDLFLEFCRRHGWLKEY
- the dusB gene encoding tRNA dihydrouridine synthase DusB — protein: MEQPVDRHREIPPGQAPTGLDRSVRIGPVITPSRVFAAPMAGVSDLPFRALAREQGCGLVYTEMLSDKALIYANRRTTRMVAIAPDEHPVAVQLLGSEPEPMAEAARLVAEAGADIVDVNLGCPAPKVVKNGEGSALMRDPEKAASIVGAVVRAVDLPVSAKIRKGFSPEEANAVEVARRLEAVGVAALAVHGRVRTQFYSGSADWAIIAAVKAAVRVPVVGNGDVVDGPSAESMIALTGCDAVMVGRAALGNPWVFGQIRHYLATGREAPPPSAEERVGMALRHLRAIVEHKGEHVGLLEMRKHAAWYIHGLRGAARARTQIMAARTPEEMAGVLRAYLSELNAAAP
- a CDS encoding helix-turn-helix transcriptional regulator, with the protein product MRIADFIRIGEKLIDRNKIERAIDRILSLRASGLSQQEVADRLGVDRTLVSRLESVGEVRKGDSIAIIGFPVENKEDIARVAREEAADFVYVLNDKERWNLLSRSGAELFNELMRLMARIREFPVVIILGFNQPAHFIEALLDRQVTAVHLKQTAGSNGRFDPEELRRMIKSVKASRPAKSRTPNDRQ
- a CDS encoding quinate 5-dehydrogenase; translated protein: MKRVVSVSLGASDRDFKYTLNVLGEEFSIERMGADGDMRKAVQLVKDLDGKVDAFGMGGIDIYVRSRTAKYIIRSAAPLLRAARKTPMVDGSGLKHLLERRTVHFIDERVMPLRGKRCLVVSAVDRIGMAEGFTEVKADTIFGDFIFVLGLPIPLRTLGQLEAIARLLAPILVQLPFSWLYPTGEKQKGEGQAKKVSPTYARYYDWAEVVGGDWHYIAKYMPERMDGKVILTNTVTTANIAELKTRGVKTLVTATPDLGGRSPGTNVIEAILITLSGKSPAEVTEKDYDDLLNRIGFQPRVEQLN